Below is a window of Streptococcus salivarius DNA.
TACCTATCAAAAAAATTATTTATTCCATTTTCTTCCTTTATTTGCTGTATATATTGCTCATATGCCTCTGACTTATTTCCAATTTCCTTGGAAAAATTATTTATATCTAAAACTAGTGTTTTCATTGAAAGGAACATTACGGTTTCAAATAATTGATTTTCAAACTCAATATAAAATAACTTATCTGTCGTTTTCCTCAATAAATAAATATTTTCACTAATAGAAGCATCTAGTATGTCGTAATTAAAAATTGAGTTAAAGTATTCGTAAAACTGATGTTGCTGATATTCTAACTTTAATTCATTTCTTTTTATCATATTTATCCCTACCATTGCTAAAAAATCCTGCCTAGACAAAGTCTAAACAGGATTTTTTAGTCTGCTTATCCAGATTGTTTTAATTAACAACAAACGAATATCGAGTTCGGACAGTCATCAGTAATAGTTGCAATCCAACCTGGACCTCTTTTACCACCAGCTACTTCCATGAGTTCTTTTTCAGAAACTTCTTCGATAGCATTGTTCAAAATATCTTTTGAGTTTTTCATGGCATTCATTCTCCCTTCTGTTAGTATGTAGTAAATTTTTTCTACGCTCTTATTGTAACCAATACATCTTTATTTTTAGTGAGTAAAAAGTGCAAATATTGTTTTTTTATTAATATTTTTAAAATGTAAAATATCGCTTTATAAAAAGCAGTCTCTCAAATTTCATTTTTTGTAGCTATTTTACAATCCAATGCCTTCTTATTATAAAATTAATCCCTTAAATTCAGACTAGGTGACTTAACAAAGAGAAACACTCAAAATAGTGTTTGTCTACTGTCTAAATTTTCTAGCTCTTATTCTTGTTTCTTGCCGAGAGGTTTGAGTATGAAAAAACAATTTAACTTATACATACTTCTTTTTGAGGTAATTATTATAATATTTTCATCACTACCTTTTTTATAAACTTTATTCAAAAGGAGTCATTCTGACTCCTTTTGAACATAAAGAAAATTTCTAACCAAATATTGAACAGACGGCTATTCCAAATATCTGAAACATTTCAATTTATGACAATCAATAATAGAAAAGGATAACATCTCCTCAAGAAGATATTATCCTTTTTTTATGATTAAACGAAATCAAATAGTGAAATTTCTTCGTAGACTTCTACTTCTACTACCTCATTAACAGAGGTTTCAGTAACTACCTCTGTAGAAACATTGTCATTATGTTCTTCAGTCATTCCAAAGAGTGCAGAAATACTTTCTAGGAAGACATCAGCCATATCAAGAACTTCTTGTGAAACAACAACATGAGTCGTTTCTTCAACGGTTTCTTGAGCAACTACTACTTCTTCCTCGAAGGCAGCCTCTGCTTCATCTACTGACTCATCGATAACTTCAACAAGTTCGCTTTCTTCATCAGGATTATAGCTAGCACTATATTCCTCAGTGATTGAGCTAACTTTTACATCAGAGTCCTCATCCATCTCTGGATGGTCTGCCTTGTACTGTGATTCGAAAGCATTGATAACTTCTTCAATTTGCTCTACAGTAGGCTTCTTAGACTCGTCCTCGACTTCGATAAGAGGATTAACAATGGCACGTTTAGCTGATACATAGTCAAGACGAGCTTGATCTGCAAAAACATCTGCAGCTTCTCCTCGCTTAATAGTTTCTGAACAACGGTCAATGTTTTCCTGTAAGAGTTTGGCTTGTTTATCCATACCATCAATAACATTGTTGATACGCTGGATAGTCCCAATACCACTCGCAAAGTCTAGACGAACAGCATAGCTATTTTGACCAATAATATGCAAGTCAAGCATGCGTTCTGGTTGCCAAGGTGATTTTTGTTCCAACGCACGAAGGACAAAACCACGATAATGAGCAAGGGTTGTCATTTTCATATGTAGTGGATCAGAGGCAACATTCATTTGCATAGCATAGTTCAGTTGATTACCTGCAACATCTTTCTTAGTTGCTTCGTATCCATCTGGTTCAAATGTCATAACAAATGGGTTATGTTCAACCTCATATTTCTTACCATCTTCTTTTTCAACCACTTCTTTCCAAGGTTTTGTCTTTTCTGCAAGCTCTTTATCCTGGACTAATAGAGAAAGTTTCTTCTCGTAATTTTCCTTATCTTTAAGGGCTTGCTTAATACGTTTTTGAGACAAAGCAATATAACGTTTCCAAGCCTTACGACGATTAGACAACAACTCAAATTCGTTATCAAGTTCCATCTTAAGTTTAAGATATGGATTGCCTGTCGCAATGGCTTTAAATTCAGAGGCTGAAAGTGTTTGCTCGTCAATATCCTCTGAAGCTCGCATCGGTGTACGACTGGTCATGATTTGCGTAATATAACGGAGCTTTGTTTCTTGAATCTGCCAAAGGTAGTTATCAAAACTTCCCTTGGTGATATAGTGGAAAATATTTACCTTCCGATAAATATTTCCTTGACGAACCAAGCGTCCATTACGTTGGATAATGTCAGACGGTTTCCAAGGCACATCGAGATGATGAACAGCTTTCATACGACGTTGTACGTTAAGACCGGTTCCCCCTTTTTCCGTTGAAGCCATGAGAATACGAATCTCACCAGCATTCATTTGACGTTGAAGTTTGAGCTTAGCCTTTTTGTTAGCAGCATCGTGAATAAAAGCAATCTCTTCTTCTGGAATCCCACGTTCAACAAGCAAATCTTTCAACTCTTGGTAAACAGAGAAACCCTTGCCATTAGGAGTTCCTAGGTCAGAGAAAATCATCTGTGTCCCTTTATGCTTAGCTTCCTTGTGATAAATCTTATCCACGCGCTCAACCACTTGCATGAGTTTATCTGCATCAGCTCTTACATAGAGCTTTGCATCAAGCAAACGCATATCTAAAGCCAACTTTCTGGCTTCACTAGTGATTTTGAGCATGTTATCTACACTAGGATCTACACTCCCATTTTTAACTCGGTCTGAGCGTTCTACAAGCTCGTCCAAATAAACCTTTTGGTTATCAGTCAACTGACTCTCAACCGCTACCTTTTCTACCATAGGAACTGGAAGATTAAGGTCTTCAGTCATTTGGATATCTGCAGTCTGACGGTAAATTGCCATCAGCTCAGGGAGATTCATAAATTTAGCAAAGCGTTTACGTGAGATGTACTTATCTCCAGTAGGATTAAGCTCGAGACTATTCTCAACAATCCCAAATGCACCAACCCAAGCGTCAAAGAAACTTACACCGAAATGTTCCATAACATCTGGTTGAAGGTAATTCATCATGGTATACATTTCACTGATAGAGTTGGAAACAGGCGTACCAGTCGCAAAAACAACATGACGTGTATCATGCTCTTCTTGAAGCACGCGCACCTTCATTTCCATATCCATATTCTTTTTTGAGGTACGGTTGGTAATACCAGCAACGTTCCCCAAACGTGTCATAGGACGGACATTCTTGTACCCGTGAGCCTCATCAACAAAGAGCATATCAATACCAAGGCTTTCAAAGTTGATAAACTCATCAATACCAGTCTTGTTCTCAAGCAACGTTTCTAAGTTTGCCTCAAGACTTCTACGCATAGATTGTGCTTGCTTGAATGTGATTCTGTCGTCATTAGCTTTTGCGTAACTAATGATCTCATCAAGCTCATCAATCTTTTCAGAAATAAAGGCTTGTTCACGTTCTTGTGAGACACGAACTTTCTCAAATTGAGAATGCCCAATCACAATACCATCATAGTCGCTAGTTAGAATACGAGAAACGAACAAGCGACGACGTGACTTTTCAAAATCCTGCTCAGTCGTAACAAACACTTTCTTGGTAGGATAGAAACGCATAATTTCTTGACCAAATTGTGCTGTTAGACTAGACGGAACCACAAACAATGGTTTATGAATAAGCCCAAGCTCTTTCATTTTGAAAGCTGCTGAAATCATAGTTAGTGTCTTTCCAGTACCTACTTCGTGAGCGAGGAGTGCACGTCTCTCTTCAAGAATACGTTGGACGGCATTCTTTTGGTGAGGGCGAAGCTCTACACCTTTAGCCAAGCCATCAAATTCCAAGAGACTACCGTCATATTGACGTGTTACATAGCGATTAAAGACTTCATTGTAGGTATCTTCAATCACTTCTTGGACTGTTGGGTTTTCATGAATAAAGTTTTTAAAACTCTCTTGTAGCACACGTTCACACTCACGTAGGTTTGCTGTAGCCACTTCATCCACCTTACGTTGCGGGTTTTCAGTCGTACCGAAGTTACGCATGATAGTTGGTTGATTACTTGTAAGCAAGTGAGCCACAATATCTGTTGCGTGTGAGTAGCTTTTATTGTACTCATCACGTAAACCTAAACGTAGGTTAGATTGACGATGAATATAGCGGTTTAACAATCGTTCGTTGAAACCTCGTCCAATTCTGGATTTCACTAATAGCGATTTAGCTTCATCAGAATGGAGACCAACTGGTTCATCCAAAAGGTTACTAAACACCCATTGAGAAACGACGTTACCAGGAATCCAGCTAGAACCAATACTGAAATCAATATCAGATAAGACAACTGGTTCTGGTACAACAGATAAAATCAATTCCAAATAACGTTCCCAATCCGCTTGTGTATCTCCTTCTTCAATAAGGGAGTTAATACAATCACGTTTAGTGAGCACATCACCTGAAAGGAATTTATCCTTAGTAACATAGTGTACCGTCTTATCATCACTATAGCGTTCCACATCAATCATCACTGTCTCACCTAGTTCTGAAATCATCATGTCTTCTGAGACATCTGGATAAACAGAACTCATGAGATTCAAATCAACGCCACGACCTTCCGAAAGCGATACATTCAAGGCTTCTACTGCTGACATCACTTGATGGAGGTGTTTTTTAGGACGAATAGTTGGCTTTTTAAAAGCATCTGACTTCACAAAAACTACCTTTGAGCTGTCATTCTCGTCCAACTCCTCTAATTCAAGACTAGCGATAAGAGGATAACGATCATCTCGGTCAAAGAGGCGAGCATTCACCGCTTGATTGATATAGCCATACTTCTTCTTGAAAGTATCGTAGGCTTGATTAAGTGTTGCAAGCAGTTGTTTGAATTTACCTTCATCATAGTCTGTCGTCATTTGAATATCAATAATGGCTTGATAAGCATTTTTGATAGCAACCATGCCACGGATACGCTTGTTTTCTGTATCCGTAAGGGGTGTTTCATAGAAATAAATACCTTTGTAAAGCCCTTTACTTTTAGCTGCTTTAGAAGGTGTTTGACTTACCCATGTATTCGTAACAATATTAGGGTCTGCTTCTACTGCTGCTTCAAAGTCTAAAATGGCCTCTTCTTTGTATTTATCATCATATTTTACGAACTGTCCTTGTTCGTCTTGATAAAAAATCATTTCCGCTGCGCGTGAGCTAGGACGGATAGACGTGTTATCACGATAATAGACACGCCCATTTTTATCACAAGCATACTCGTTCAATCGAATATCAAGTGAAGCAAGTAATTCTTGGTCAAGATGATTCACTTCTTCTTTAAGGATAATATCACGAGGTTCTAGTCTCTCCACTTCGAAAGGCACGGTTACTTTTGATAGTGCTTCTTGAAGCTCTGAAGCTAAATCAAAAGAGCTATCTACCACAAGATCCAGTGTTCCACCATTGAAATTACGTACCTGATAATCACCTAGGACACAAGGATTTTTACAAATAGCATCCTGGAAGAAATAGGGATTGAGCGAGACACGTTTATCAAAGGGGAGTTTATTTCTATCTGAAGACCAGAAGTCAATATTATTATCGGGAACAGGGATAAAAGCTCCTTTTTGGAAAAATAGGATATCTGTTACCACTCGTGTTCCAGCATCTTTAAAAGCAGTATTTGGTAAGCGGACACCACCTAAAAACTGAGTTCCGCTACGACGGAGTTCTGGCAGAATTGAACCAGCACTCTTATCTGCAGTACCAGTTGAAGTGATAGCAGCAACCATCCCATGATAGGGTACCAAATCGATAGCTTTCTTAAAGAAGTAATCATGAATACGATAAGGTTTATTATCATAAGCTTTATCGACAATGCGAACATCCGCAAATGGAACATTCGTAATGACCAAGTCAAATGGTGTCCCTTCAAAGTTTACTGTTTCAAATCCTTGGACTAAAACAGTAGCATCTTGATGAAGGTGTTTAGCAATAGCACCAGTAATGGTATCAAGTTCAATTCCATAAAGAGTAGAATTCTTCTTGATATCCTCTGGCATTGTTTCAAAGAAGATACCAGTACCCATTGATGGATCAAGAACATTACCTCCTTTAAAACCACTTTCTACAATCTTATCCCACATTGCAGTAGCAATCTCTGGACTTGTGTAGTAAGCCGTAAGGGAGCTCATTTCCATCGCACGATATTCTTCTTTAGTGACAAGACTTTTTAGCTCATCACGTTCTTTTGCAAAACGATTAATCTTACTATCAAAGAAATCGTTAGCAAGTCCTCCCCAACCAACATAGTTAGAGAGAATTTCTTGTTCTGCACTATCGGCTAGACGGTTATCTGCTTCGAGTGCTTTCACAAGTTTAATGGCAGAAAGGTTATCTTGAACCTTTTCTGCTTTTGTCATTGTTTTAGTATTATTTTTTTGTTCTTCCATTGTTGTTCTTTCTCCTTAAAACTAAAAAAGACCTGGTATAATACCAAGTCTTTCTTTTTCGTTAAAGTAATTGTTTATCGTCTCACCAAGTTAGGATGATGATCTTCTAAAACAAATGGCTCATTATTAAGTTCTGGTATTGATATCCAATAAAAATCATCGGTATCAAAACCGTGCGTCATGGCAATTTCATGCCAGACATCTGGAGCTTTATAAGTATAGCCTAAAAGCTCTTTTCGATTTTTTCGCCCAAAATCAATTTGACGCCCTTTTAGAAAGTCTACCATACGTTCATAAGTGAATTCTGTATTCAACAGATAATCATCTTTTCTTACAAACGTTTCTATAGTCTCACTAACCGTATCAACTAGGTATTTCCCAATCATCCTTTTGTTGTTATATATAATAATAGTCAATTTCATTACTTTTATTGTCCCTCCCTGCATTTTACTAGAGAATACATCTAATATTTTCTTTAGTATAGCACAGAAAATTCGAGATTGACTAATAACCTATTGACGATTCTATCTTTCTCCTTTTATCTAAAACTGAATGTTAAGCTTTCCACAATGGGCTAAAAATTGTTCTGCTTCTTTCTTTGCCTCTTCATCTGCGGATTTGTTCCTTTCTCCTTTCAGTTGAATGATCCTATTGTTTTTCAATTCAAGAGTATAGAGAGGGGTTTCTCTGTCAGTTTTATCACGAACAAAGACAATAATAGAAGTTCCGTAGACAAAGTGTTTTTTTGCATAACTTCCAACACAATGATGTAGGGTTTTGCCTTCTTTGACAATTTCACTTTCGTCTTTAGGAAAGATAAAAGCATACTTGTCAAATGCGGTCTGAGCCTTCATCATGTTTGTCAAACGTTTAGCTGTTTCAATCTTCAACTTCGCCTCTTTCTTTTCGTCCTCAAGGCGTTGTTTCTCTTCTCTCAAATCTCTGACAGCATTAGTTACACGTAAATATGTACCACGTGCTTGTTGATTCTCGAGAAGAGCTGAATAATTTTCTACGACCTCTGTATGTTTGTTTTCCCAATTTTTTGGGATAACTACATAATCTCCATCAAATGGAATTCCCAGAGCTTCTACCATTTCTTGATAGTCCTCATAATCACGAAGGGAGATATTGTTTTTCATCATCCAGTTAATAAAACGAATTGGTTTCACAGTGGATGGTATGATACTTTCCAAACGCTTAATTAGTGGCTTCTTGTCAGAAATCATAGCGTTTATAATCAACTCATATAACCCCTCGAAGGTTCGACCATATCGTCTACGCAAATCTTCCTCGAAAAATGCCTTTTCAACATTTATATCCGTATTTTTTAGATACGGTTTATTCCTTTTAAGAAAGTTCATGGTAGCCTTCCCCATATTTGTATGCTTGTGCCCAAGACTATATGAGTAATATGATCTATAAAACGTAGACCCTACCAAATCTTTGACGATTCCACGCGCCTTGATTTTTTGAGCGAATTCAATACGCTCTCTATATTTATAAAGATGAGGTAGCACTAAGCTTATCTCAAAATTATCTTTAATCACTTGTCCAAAATCTAAATATCTCAACTCAGACTTTGTTTGTAATTTCTGAATAAGACTTTCCATATCCCCATAAAGCGTATAGACACTAAATGCACCAGAACCAAAAAAGAGAGCATTCCTCTGATTTTGGAATCCACTTCTATAGATATCTTTACCTTTTTGGGCTGAAAGAAATGGATCCCGGTGTGCTTTAACAATCTTATTGTTGGCAAGCTGATAAAAGTTGTAAAGTCTGACTTTGAACTTTTCTTTTCCTTTTTCGAAGGATTGAGTCACAGAATACATCTGCATTTCAATGCGTTTCTTTGTGACTCCCATCCAGACATAGTAAAAAGTATCACCTACAAAGGTTAAACGGCTGTTAAGTGATAAGCGTTTTGTAACCTTTTTCGAAAATTTTTTTCGGTCTGAAGAGATAATTGTCCTGGACTTATTAGTCCATTCATAGATAGGAAAATCATTCATCGCCCACTTGAAAAATCCGTTAGGAACTTTTAGACGATTGTCAACGATTTCTTGAATAGTCATTTCTTTTGTCATTGTTTTTCTCCTTAATCAATAAAAAATGGCCCTAGGACCATTTTTTATTTCCTTGTTGTTAAAATTCCCCTTCTTCAATAGATAAATCTGAAAAAAGATCTAACTGTTCCCCAACCTCTTTAGGCATTTTCTTTGTTTTTGGGGTCTTTTTAGTCTGTTTCTTTTTAGGCTTCTTGGTTGATTCTTTGCTACCAGTAGTCATTTTACCTACTACTGATTTAGTCTCAACTTTAGGGGTTTTCTTTTTAGTTTGGCTCTTCTTTTTTGGATTTTTTGTTGGTTTCTTACTACCAGTAGACATCCTACCAAAAACAGAACCTATTTCTACTTCTTCCGCAGTAAAATACTCCTTAACCCAAGAAAAGACCGTATCATCATCAACCATGGCCCCTTGACCATTTTTATAGTCAGATTTACTGGCTTTTCTGATGCAGTAACGCATAGCATTCTTAATCGTACGATCAAGGTGTGTGAGGATTCCAGAAATCAGCTCATCATCCTCTTGATGATCAACTATCCAATTATGAATAGCATCCTCAGTCGGGGTGTGAGCTTCTGCCATTTCATCATCAAAATGGCTTACTGCCATGAAGCGGTCAAAAGCATCAATCTTAATTTTATCTGTCATTGTTTTTCTCCTCTTTTATTTAACTAAAGCTACGTTTCGTTTCCCATCTTGTCCTTGTTTCATTTCTAAAACATCATGTGGGATTAAAAAGTCATCTTGATAGGCTGTTGTAACGACACTTAATCCTGCAGCAACAGCCTTAAGTACTGCTTCTACTTCTTCTTGTGTATTAGCTTCACCGATAAACAAGACATTAGGATTAAAGCGTGGGACTAAAGTGACCAGAGCATCATAGTCCATACGGTTAACCTCATTGACTTGTAGCTGGCCAAAAGATACATCCTTAATTTCGACATGTCTTTCAATTGTCATTACTTGCCCTTCTTTAAAAGCTTCAGCAAGTATCAAGTAGGCTAAAGTCGTTTTACCAACACCTGGACAACCAGTAATGACGTGTAAGCCCGGAATGCGTACTTGTTCAAGTACGTTTTCCAAGCTACTATCAAAATCAAAGTCACGCAAAGAAACTCGATGCTCATCCCCATTGATACAATCTAATAGTCGTATAGCCATCGTTTCTAGACCTCGAAAATCGCCTACCGTTGATATCTTGATGGTGATAACTCTACCATCATCCAACGGATAGTCACAAGTACCTAGTTGCCCACGCCGTTTTTCGATTACAATCATATCAGCCATAACTTTTATATGATTAAATAGAACATCCGCATCTTCTGATGAAATGTGGTCATAGACCTGTTTGACACCAGCTTTTCTAAATGCTACCTCGTATTCTTCACCATGTGGGAAGAAGGTAATATCTTGGATATTGTTATCGATAGCTTTTTTAAAAGCCTGTTTAATGTAAGTAATCATTGTTTTTCTCCTCTCAGAACTCAAACAAGCTTAACTGCTCTCCTTCAGTCGTTGGTTTATCATCATGTGGCTTTCGACAAGCTACTAATGCTTTTGGCACCTTCTCGACCTTATAAATTGGTTGCATAGCACGATAGTTCTCAAAGAACGTATCAAAAAATGCAAACAAAAGGTGTCGACATTGCCTTAAAGCCCTATACTCTAATCGAGTATAGTAAGTTGCTTCATCAGATAGCAATTCTGAATCCTTGGTATAAGTTTCAAAAACCCACCATTCAAAGCCACGTGCAAACACCTCGGTTGGTGTCAAATAATAGTCCAACTTCTTCTTAATGTGAACAGCTTGAGCTAAGTCCGTTCTGGTTTCCTCAGCTATTTGAATTAACTTCAGCAAGCTAGCCTTGTAGATATGACGAATATCTTTAAAGCTATGTGATGTAGAACTAATGATCCCAGCTTTATCATACGTATAGTCTAAATAATGTCCATACTCATGTATGAATGATGAGGAATCTCTTACATCAACTGCCATGATATTTAATCCAGGCACATAAAGTCCGCTTGCTTTATGTTTTCCTAGCTTTCGGAATTTGAGTTCTGGCTCTACAGCCGAATGAGGTAAGTGATTACACAACTTCTCCCATTCCTTCTCTAGAACCTTGAATTTCTCCTTGTTAAAATCACTACCTCGATAACGCTCAGTATCAACTTCAACTTTCGAAAACCCTAAATCAAGAAATGACGTGTTACTGTTCATTTCATAATCTTGAAAGATTTTATCCTCACGCACACTAGCTATCGTCTTAGTTGACTGATTAACATATTGTGCATTGAGGTTGGCTGCAAGTGCATCTTCATACTCTCTTTTAAGGACGTTAGCTATTTTTTGGATATTTCCATAATAACTACATTCCTTGTAGATACCTTCACTATGGATAGACATCAATTCAAGAAAGCTAAAAGATACTAGTCCATACCTCGTTTGAGAGCTACTCTCTCTCCAAAAATTTAGGTTTTTCTTCAACGGTACTCTAACCTTTGAATCGTCAATAATGAGAAGATACAAGGTTCGTTTGGTATCTTCTGCACTTTTAGTAGCAGGTAATCTACTTCCATGTAGTGTGAGAAGAATCTGTTCACCAAAGAGGTGTTCTTTATTTTCTTCATCTCTCAAATTCATACCCTCGAACAGTCTTTTTAGTTTATTCGAAAAATGAGCTTGATCATAACCAATGGTTTCAATATCAGCCATAATGTCTTTGACTTTGTAGGCTGTATAGACATTTTCCTGTCCGAATACCTCTACTGCTAGTGCTCCGACTTCTTGAGATAAAAGTTCCTGACAGTGATATCTGCGAATATTCGCATAATAAGTACAAAACTTTCTCACGATATCGCAAGCTTTATCAGTCTCTTTTATCTTGGGAAAAGTGACTTTTTTAGCAGTTTTTTGTGCTACTGTTAGTAAATTGGTCATTGTTTTTTCTCCTTCATAGCAAAAAGGAAGGTTAGCTCAAAGCTAATACCTTCCTCTTTCTCTTATATGTATTATGTACGATACACTATGCACTATACATATTATGATGTGCTATTTATCGCGTAAAAAAAGGAAACCTAATTATTGTTATCAAGTTTCCTTGCGAAATCTCGTTTATGGCGTTTGTGACTCTCTATATTTCGAGAAATATCATTCTTATCCCAGATTTGTAATTCCCAAGGATAAGAAAAATTACTTCCGTTTTTGAAATAGACATAGATACCAGTGTAGTCTTCTGTATCCTTTAAATACCAATTTTTAAGACCGTATTCTTCCTTCCAATCATCTAAACGATTCACCACTTCAGTAATGACAGATGTTGGCAAAATGACACGTGCTCCAAAAATATCATTTAAAACTGAATTTACTGGATACCCTTCGGGTCTTTTAGTAAAATGCTCAATCTTATCTAAAATAGATTCAGATGTTTTCACTCGATAGAAGTAACTAATATCGCTGACATCTGCTACCATCAAATAATCGTTGATTGACTCGTGCAGATTCAAACGATATTTTAGAATCTCATCAACTGGCACCTTAACAAAAGTGTGCTTAAGATTAACTTTAGCAAGTTTACCACTTTCAAAATACTCTTCTGAGTACTTTTTATGAATGGTGTTGATTTCAGAGATCAGTCGCTCTACTTTATTGATATCTGTCACAAGCTTATACTTCTCCATATTTTTTCTCCATTATACCATAACCCTTTTTGCTACAGGTTATAGGTCTTAAATCTAATTTTTTCTTCTGGGGAAGCTTTTAAAAGAAAATCATCGATTCCCTTTTCGTGAGGCCAGATTAGAGCACGAACTGTACAAGACTGCTTAGTGACTAGATCTTTAACCATGTCATACATACGTTCAAATACCGAGTCATTATCCTCAAAGTCTTGGTCAAATGCAAGATAAATTGGTTTAACCTTTTTGAGTTCAGTCTTTCCGATAAAGTCCGAGATAGGACGCCATGCTGCTACTCCTGCCATAGAAATAACACAGATGCTACCCAGTTGTGAGAGACGAGTGTTTTTCGCAACCGATGCGGTGATATCCCCTTTAAGCAGACCTTCAGTAACTAGAAGGTTATCAACCTTACTCATAAGATTGACTTTAGCCTTACCTTCATCAGAAAAGCGTGCTAGTTCTAAAATATCATCTGAATAAGCAAAATGTGGAAAGGACTTAGCACTTGTTCCCTCTGGCTTATATGCTGATGATACAAAGACATATTTTTGTCCTTTTTTAAAAGTCAACTCAAGTCCAGAACAAAACTTAACACTAGTTTCCTTAGTTGTCCCACTTGCTAGTTCATGTGATGAACCTTTAGCAAACACATACCAATTGAAGGTCCCATCGTCATTTTGGAAGACCTTAGCAGTACGTGCATTTCGTCCCTCTTGAAAGCCTTCATTAACTTTAGCTTGATAACTAACGTTATCAAGACGTACTTGAAAGCCTACAATTTGTCCCCATGAATTGCGACATGGAATTAGGATTCCATCTTTTGATTCAAAAATAGGACATTTTGCGTTTTCGTTCCAGTAGAAGCCAGGAACTCCACGCCATGCATCTTTAGGAAGGCCATTTGCAACAAAAAGCTTTTCCCAAATAGTTGCAGGATGAGATACTGTAGTATCAACCTGCTTCTGCCGTGTCTCTTTTGTCGATGAAGCATATCCACGTAAGGCAATAGTCTCAACAGAAAGACCTCGTTCTGCACTTGTTAAGTGCTTGACATGGTCCTTAGTCAATCCTAACACATCAATCACAAGAGAGTTCACCTTGTGAAGTGTTGAGATACTTGCCAAGGGCTGACTTTTCCAACTTGGTTCAAAAGTCACCTTTCTGGCTTTATTTTTGTCCAATTCATAGATCGTCCCAGCACTACCAAATTGTGGTTTGTCTGGGTCAATCTTTCTAGCACAGACTGCCTTAGTCTGATCTGCAAAAACCAGACACCAATCTGGTTTTCCACAAATAGGACAAGGGTAATCACGTCCTACGCGAATTAATTCTTGATTTCCAATTGTGATTAGTTTAGTCATTTTTTCTCCTTTAAAATGTTGTTGTAAAGTTACC
It encodes the following:
- a CDS encoding SNF2-related protein, whose product is MEEQKNNTKTMTKAEKVQDNLSAIKLVKALEADNRLADSAEQEILSNYVGWGGLANDFFDSKINRFAKERDELKSLVTKEEYRAMEMSSLTAYYTSPEIATAMWDKIVESGFKGGNVLDPSMGTGIFFETMPEDIKKNSTLYGIELDTITGAIAKHLHQDATVLVQGFETVNFEGTPFDLVITNVPFADVRIVDKAYDNKPYRIHDYFFKKAIDLVPYHGMVAAITSTGTADKSAGSILPELRRSGTQFLGGVRLPNTAFKDAGTRVVTDILFFQKGAFIPVPDNNIDFWSSDRNKLPFDKRVSLNPYFFQDAICKNPCVLGDYQVRNFNGGTLDLVVDSSFDLASELQEALSKVTVPFEVERLEPRDIILKEEVNHLDQELLASLDIRLNEYACDKNGRVYYRDNTSIRPSSRAAEMIFYQDEQGQFVKYDDKYKEEAILDFEAAVEADPNIVTNTWVSQTPSKAAKSKGLYKGIYFYETPLTDTENKRIRGMVAIKNAYQAIIDIQMTTDYDEGKFKQLLATLNQAYDTFKKKYGYINQAVNARLFDRDDRYPLIASLELEELDENDSSKVVFVKSDAFKKPTIRPKKHLHQVMSAVEALNVSLSEGRGVDLNLMSSVYPDVSEDMMISELGETVMIDVERYSDDKTVHYVTKDKFLSGDVLTKRDCINSLIEEGDTQADWERYLELILSVVPEPVVLSDIDFSIGSSWIPGNVVSQWVFSNLLDEPVGLHSDEAKSLLVKSRIGRGFNERLLNRYIHRQSNLRLGLRDEYNKSYSHATDIVAHLLTSNQPTIMRNFGTTENPQRKVDEVATANLRECERVLQESFKNFIHENPTVQEVIEDTYNEVFNRYVTRQYDGSLLEFDGLAKGVELRPHQKNAVQRILEERRALLAHEVGTGKTLTMISAAFKMKELGLIHKPLFVVPSSLTAQFGQEIMRFYPTKKVFVTTEQDFEKSRRRLFVSRILTSDYDGIVIGHSQFEKVRVSQEREQAFISEKIDELDEIISYAKANDDRITFKQAQSMRRSLEANLETLLENKTGIDEFINFESLGIDMLFVDEAHGYKNVRPMTRLGNVAGITNRTSKKNMDMEMKVRVLQEEHDTRHVVFATGTPVSNSISEMYTMMNYLQPDVMEHFGVSFFDAWVGAFGIVENSLELNPTGDKYISRKRFAKFMNLPELMAIYRQTADIQMTEDLNLPVPMVEKVAVESQLTDNQKVYLDELVERSDRVKNGSVDPSVDNMLKITSEARKLALDMRLLDAKLYVRADADKLMQVVERVDKIYHKEAKHKGTQMIFSDLGTPNGKGFSVYQELKDLLVERGIPEEEIAFIHDAANKKAKLKLQRQMNAGEIRILMASTEKGGTGLNVQRRMKAVHHLDVPWKPSDIIQRNGRLVRQGNIYRKVNIFHYITKGSFDNYLWQIQETKLRYITQIMTSRTPMRASEDIDEQTLSASEFKAIATGNPYLKLKMELDNEFELLSNRRKAWKRYIALSQKRIKQALKDKENYEKKLSLLVQDKELAEKTKPWKEVVEKEDGKKYEVEHNPFVMTFEPDGYEATKKDVAGNQLNYAMQMNVASDPLHMKMTTLAHYRGFVLRALEQKSPWQPERMLDLHIIGQNSYAVRLDFASGIGTIQRINNVIDGMDKQAKLLQENIDRCSETIKRGEAADVFADQARLDYVSAKRAIVNPLIEVEDESKKPTVEQIEEVINAFESQYKADHPEMDEDSDVKVSSITEEYSASYNPDEESELVEVIDESVDEAEAAFEEEVVVAQETVEETTHVVVSQEVLDMADVFLESISALFGMTEEHNDNVSTEVVTETSVNEVVEVEVYEEISLFDFV
- a CDS encoding type A2 lanthipeptide, yielding MNAMKNSKDILNNAIEEVSEKELMEVAGGKRGPGWIATITDDCPNSIFVCC